One Hyphomicrobium album genomic window carries:
- a CDS encoding carotenoid biosynthesis protein, with translation MQARNLLWLLVLLLAIESLIGEFYRTVPLTVLHLTILLSFAFVHGALRYGTRGIIAFAVICLVVSNLLENLGVATGFPFGPYHYTDALGPKLGYVPLMIGPAYLGVGYLSWVLAGVLIGDVSRRSDGWQVLATPVIGAFIMVMWDFAMDPMASTLAQWWIWHQGGGYFGVPLQNFLGWYLTVFAFMLIFAIYLRRYGPEETAPQPKGYYLQAIAMYAVVALDFVASYLVKGSEQVTDATGMTWRSGDVYETSALVALLAMMFIVVLATLKVAREPDETLSRI, from the coding sequence ATGCAGGCACGCAATCTCCTCTGGCTGCTCGTCCTGCTCCTCGCCATCGAGAGCCTGATCGGCGAGTTCTACCGTACCGTTCCGCTCACGGTCCTGCACCTTACGATACTCCTGTCGTTCGCCTTCGTGCACGGCGCCCTGCGCTACGGGACCCGCGGCATCATCGCCTTTGCCGTCATTTGCCTCGTGGTCAGCAATCTCCTCGAGAACCTAGGCGTCGCCACCGGCTTTCCGTTCGGTCCCTACCATTACACGGACGCCCTAGGCCCGAAGCTCGGCTACGTGCCGCTGATGATCGGCCCCGCCTACCTCGGGGTAGGATACCTGTCGTGGGTGCTGGCCGGCGTCCTCATCGGCGACGTGAGCCGCCGCTCCGACGGCTGGCAGGTCCTCGCCACGCCGGTCATCGGCGCCTTCATCATGGTGATGTGGGACTTTGCCATGGACCCCATGGCCTCGACGCTCGCCCAGTGGTGGATCTGGCACCAGGGGGGCGGTTACTTCGGTGTGCCGCTGCAGAACTTCCTCGGCTGGTACCTCACGGTCTTCGCTTTCATGCTGATCTTCGCGATCTACCTACGCAGGTACGGCCCCGAAGAGACCGCGCCGCAGCCGAAGGGCTACTATCTGCAGGCGATCGCCATGTACGCCGTCGTCGCCCTCGACTTCGTCGCGAGCTATCTCGTAAAAGGCAGCGAGCAGGTGACCGACGCCACGGGCATGACTTGGCGCAGCGGCGACGTCTATGAGACGTCGGCGCTCGTCGCGCTGCTGGCCATGATGTTCATAGTCGTGCTGGCGACGCTGAAGGTCGCGCGCGAGCCGGACGAAACGCTCAGCCGGATCTAG
- a CDS encoding FAD-dependent oxidoreductase: MANQTIIETRRHQMFPVLAPEEIERVRRFGEIRKFASGEALARVGDMSPGLMIVLSGHVDVFQQQAGHRSLIVTHGPGGFMGELAQLGGRPALVDAIASEPGEAIVIPTVQLRALLVGEAELGESIMRALILRRMGLIESGGGGPVIVGGVGDGNVLRLEGFLRRNGHPYHRLDPEADSCGKVLVERFQVAPSELPIVVCPNGQVLRNPTEADLARCLGLISTLDPDHLYDVAIIGGGPAGLATAVYAASEGLSVAVLDCRAFGGQAGASARIENYLGFPTGISGMALMGRAYNQALKFGADIVIPCEAKHLECQGWGYVLHLEGDQRIRARTVVLACGARYRRLEVDNLHEFEMTSVHFWASPLEGNLCANQEVALVGAGNSAGQATVYLASRAKKVWLLARGGSIEATMSRYLVDRISNLPNVEVLTNAEVTGLEGKDGRLEAIRWRHQGREQHCAIQHLFLFIGADPNTAWLRDSGVKLDGKGFVLTGSDLSGSNGKPLETSRHGIFAIGDVRAGSVKRVAASVGEGAQVVAALHTFLADALAAASDELPAVAAALASGGSR, encoded by the coding sequence ATGGCGAACCAGACGATTATCGAGACGCGCCGGCATCAGATGTTTCCGGTGCTCGCACCCGAGGAGATCGAGCGCGTCCGCCGTTTCGGTGAGATTCGCAAGTTCGCCTCCGGCGAAGCGCTGGCCCGCGTCGGCGACATGTCGCCGGGGCTGATGATCGTCCTGTCCGGGCACGTCGACGTTTTTCAGCAGCAGGCCGGTCACCGATCGTTGATCGTCACGCACGGTCCGGGCGGCTTCATGGGCGAGCTCGCCCAGCTCGGCGGCCGCCCGGCGCTGGTCGACGCGATCGCGAGCGAGCCCGGCGAGGCGATCGTCATTCCAACGGTGCAGTTGCGCGCCCTGCTCGTCGGCGAGGCGGAGCTGGGCGAGAGCATCATGCGGGCGCTCATCCTGCGGCGCATGGGGCTGATCGAGTCGGGCGGCGGCGGGCCGGTGATCGTCGGCGGCGTGGGCGATGGCAATGTGTTGCGCCTGGAGGGCTTCCTGCGCCGCAATGGCCATCCCTATCACCGCCTCGACCCCGAGGCCGATTCTTGCGGCAAGGTGCTAGTCGAGCGGTTCCAGGTCGCGCCGAGCGAACTGCCCATCGTCGTCTGTCCCAACGGGCAGGTTCTGCGCAATCCGACCGAGGCGGATCTCGCCCGCTGCCTCGGCCTCATTTCGACGCTCGACCCCGACCACCTCTACGATGTCGCCATCATCGGCGGCGGTCCCGCCGGCTTGGCGACGGCCGTCTACGCCGCTTCCGAGGGCCTTTCGGTCGCCGTCCTCGACTGCCGTGCGTTCGGCGGCCAGGCGGGCGCCTCGGCGCGCATCGAAAACTACTTGGGCTTCCCGACCGGCATCTCAGGCATGGCCCTGATGGGACGCGCCTACAATCAGGCGCTGAAGTTCGGCGCCGACATCGTCATCCCCTGCGAGGCGAAACATCTCGAATGTCAGGGTTGGGGATACGTCCTGCATCTCGAAGGCGACCAGCGCATCAGGGCGCGCACGGTCGTGCTCGCCTGCGGGGCACGCTACCGGCGCCTCGAGGTCGACAACCTGCACGAGTTCGAGATGACGAGCGTGCACTTCTGGGCGTCGCCGCTCGAAGGCAACTTGTGCGCCAACCAGGAGGTGGCGCTGGTCGGTGCCGGCAATTCCGCCGGGCAGGCGACGGTCTATCTTGCCAGCCGGGCGAAGAAGGTATGGCTGCTCGCCCGCGGCGGCAGCATCGAGGCGACGATGTCGCGCTATCTCGTCGACCGCATCAGCAATCTGCCTAACGTCGAGGTTCTGACCAACGCCGAGGTGACAGGGCTCGAAGGCAAGGACGGCCGGCTCGAGGCGATCCGCTGGCGGCATCAGGGGCGCGAGCAACACTGCGCCATCCAGCACCTGTTCCTGTTCATCGGCGCCGACCCGAACACCGCCTGGCTGCGGGACTCGGGCGTGAAGCTCGATGGTAAAGGCTTCGTGCTCACCGGCAGCGACTTGTCCGGCTCCAACGGCAAGCCTCTGGAAACCAGCCGTCATGGAATCTTCGCCATCGGCGACGTACGCGCGGGCTCGGTGAAGCGCGTCGCCGCCTCGGTGGGTGAAGGTGCGCAGGTCGTCGCCGCGCTGCATACCTTCCTCGCCGATGCGCTCGCCGCGGCGTCCGATGAGCTCCCGGCGGTCGCGGCAGCGCTTGCATCCGGCGGCTCACGGTGA
- a CDS encoding cobalamin-binding protein: MGKDQKHPRVVSLIASSTEILHALGAGDLQVARSHECDWPPSVKSLPAITRPKFDVHGSSGEIDKRVRSLVEKGLSVYEVDADALEALKPDVILTQDQCQVCAVSLADVERAVCQTVHGDPHIVSLHPHSLTDIYADIGKVADAIGRPAAGAKLIASMQDRLAAIRDKVAALPKKRLVFIEWVDPPMSGGHWMPELIDIAGGVSPFGVTGESSPWITWKEVAAADPDVVVVSPCGYDIETTEREVRPLARYAIWQQLRAVRNHQVFLADGNAYFNRPGPRLVESAEILAEIMHPEACDFGMRGQGYVDYKMIPAGIITKTAS; this comes from the coding sequence ATGGGAAAAGATCAGAAGCACCCGCGCGTCGTCTCGCTCATTGCCAGCTCCACCGAGATCCTGCACGCGCTGGGCGCCGGCGATCTACAGGTCGCCCGCTCGCACGAGTGCGACTGGCCGCCGTCGGTCAAGAGCCTGCCGGCGATCACGCGGCCGAAATTCGACGTGCACGGCTCGAGCGGCGAGATCGACAAGCGCGTCCGATCGCTCGTCGAGAAGGGGCTCTCGGTCTACGAGGTCGACGCCGATGCGCTCGAGGCTTTAAAGCCCGACGTCATCCTGACCCAGGACCAGTGCCAGGTGTGCGCCGTGTCGCTCGCCGACGTCGAGCGCGCCGTGTGCCAGACCGTGCACGGCGACCCGCACATTGTCTCGCTGCACCCGCATTCGCTCACCGACATCTACGCCGACATCGGCAAGGTGGCGGACGCCATCGGCCGGCCGGCCGCCGGCGCCAAGCTCATCGCCTCGATGCAGGATCGCCTCGCGGCGATCCGCGACAAGGTCGCGGCGCTGCCGAAGAAGCGCTTGGTCTTCATCGAATGGGTCGATCCGCCGATGTCGGGTGGCCACTGGATGCCGGAGCTGATCGACATTGCCGGCGGCGTCAGCCCCTTCGGCGTGACGGGTGAGTCCTCGCCGTGGATCACCTGGAAGGAAGTCGCCGCCGCTGATCCCGACGTGGTCGTGGTCTCGCCGTGCGGATATGACATCGAGACGACGGAGCGCGAGGTGCGACCGCTCGCCCGCTACGCGATCTGGCAACAGCTGCGCGCGGTGCGGAACCACCAGGTATTCCTCGCCGACGGCAACGCCTACTTCAACCGGCCGGGCCCGCGCCTCGTCGAAAGCGCCGAGATCCTTGCCGAGATCATGCACCCGGAGGCCTGCGACTTCGGCATGCGCGGCCAGGGCTACGTCGACTACAAGATGATCCCCGCCGGTATCATCACCAAAACCGCCAGCTAA
- a CDS encoding cyclic nucleotide-binding domain-containing protein → MAGEGFDFEGLVRAGYPLQQFAEGERIFVDGDEGNAMYAVRSGAVSIVSAGAVLETVGPGETFGELTLIDGSPRGATAIAREPTEVAVIDERAFNYLVERNPAFALDLLRRLSRRLRRMNESL, encoded by the coding sequence ATGGCAGGCGAAGGATTTGATTTCGAAGGATTAGTGCGGGCGGGCTATCCGCTGCAGCAGTTCGCCGAGGGCGAGCGTATTTTTGTCGACGGCGACGAGGGCAACGCCATGTACGCGGTGCGCTCGGGTGCCGTCTCGATCGTGTCGGCGGGGGCCGTGCTCGAGACGGTGGGGCCAGGCGAGACATTCGGCGAGCTGACGCTGATCGACGGCTCGCCGCGCGGCGCCACCGCTATCGCCCGGGAGCCGACCGAGGTGGCGGTCATCGACGAGCGCGCTTTTAACTACCTGGTCGAGCGCAACCCGGCCTTCGCTCTCGACCTCCTGCGGCGGCTGTCGCGCCGCCTGCGCCGCATGAACGAAAGCCTTTAG